In Calorimonas adulescens, the sequence TCATCAATAGTCCAACCAGAACACCCAAAAACTTGTTGTGGCCAAGTATCAATATCAGGTTAGTAAATTCCGGGACATCTTTAAGGGGCTTAACTGAGCTGCTCATGAGCTCCATCCCCATAAACAAAATGCCAAATCCGATTATTACTTCACCAACCTGTTGCTGCGACTTTTTAGGACTAAAAAACCAAATTGCTACACCTATAGCCACAGCAAGCGGGGCGATATCTGAAAGTTTAAATGCAATTAGCTGTGCAGTAACTGTTGTACCTATATTAGCACCCATTATCACTCCTACCGCCTGCTCCAATGTCATAAGGCCGGCATTTACAAAACCAACTACCATAACAGTGGTAGCAGAACTGCTCTGTATGATACCTGTTACAACAATACCAACAAAGACACCCATCACCTTGTTGGTAGTCAGGATTTCAATAAAATGCTTCATCCTATCTCCAGCGGCCTTCTGAAGACTATCCCCCATCAAACGCATACCATAAAGGAAGAGGGCCAGGCCGCCCAAAAGTCCCGTAATCATTCCTATCCCCATAATATACCTCCAAATCATCTCATAAAAATAAATCTACTGAGCAAAGGTCTTTTTACAGATACAGCTTTATACATACATAGCTCCTGACAGCAAAAACAACTTATGCAGCCATTATAATTTACATGGGGTCTGCCATCAATCATTGTGATAACCTTTGCAGGGCAATTAGCAGCACAATCACCACATCCCCTGCATCTGTCAAAATCAAATACAGGTCTTGGTCGGAGATATCTTTTGACAAATGGTTTTATAAAAGCAGGTACGCTATTAGACAACATATCTGTCGACCTTCTGGCGGGGATTATAAAATCTGTAGCCTTTAAATCCACTGTGTCATCCCCAATAATCTGGAGCTGGTTCAAGTCATATAAACCCCTCTCTATGGCAACCGCAACAGTTGGTACCTCCCCTGTTTTCAGGCCAATCAGGCCAATCGCTGCCCCATCAAGATAAAATGGGTCTGATGATGCCAATATACATCCAAGTTTCTTAGGACTGCCGCCAGATGGCCCTTCGCCCTCCATAGCCTCTACAGCATCCATCACGATTAAATGCGGTTTCACAGACATACATATATCAATCAAGGCATCAGAAAAATCTTTTAAGTCAGGCATACGGACATGGTATTCTGCCTTGAGGTTTCCTGGTATGCAGCCAAACATCAGCTTGACTGCACCTGTAAATGTCGTCAGTGTATGGGTTTTAAGTTTCGGTATAGATACGATAACATCAGCATCTGCAACAGGTTTAATCACTGTAATGTTTTTCAATATTTTGCCGTTAGGATTGGGTAACTCCACTACAGACGTGTCCAGGTTCAGCTCTGCCCCTGTTTTTTCTGCTACCTTATCAATCCCACACACCCTGTATGTGGTCTTTAAAGTTCTTTCATTATATGAACCCCCAGGACTATCGCCTATTATAACCCTCCCACCTGCCTGCTGGATTTTCTTGACTACGGCCTCTATAACTGCCGGGTGTGTGGTAACAGCTTCCTCAGGTTTCTTTTTCATAAGCAGATTTATTTTCAAAAAAACCTTATCCCCTGGTTTTACATATTCTTCTATGCCACCAATGTCTGCTATGGCTGCAGATACGGCATTATCCACTTCATACTGCTCATAACTACTGCATTTCCTGATAGAAACCTTCCCCATGCTGATCCTCCAGAATAATTTTGTTTAAAGCTTTCGCAACACCATCCGCATCTTCAGAAACAGTGATATAGTCTGCCATTGCTTTGACATCATCTCTTGCATTTCCCATGGCTATGCTAAAACCCGCTATCTTTAACATTGGTATATCATTTTCACTATCCCCTACCGCTATTGTCTCAGCCATATCAACCCCGATAAAATCGGCCAGTTCTTTAAGCCCTCTGCCTTTGTTTACATCCTGTGCAGTGACCTCTATATTAATTGATAATGAACTGCTCACCTCTAAATTCAACCTGCAAAGTTCATCCCTTACCTTCATTAGCTTGTCATTATTATCATCAATAATGACAAATTTCAACATATCAATATTCCCTCTTTTTATAAGTGCTTTTAAATCACTGCAAATTACAAACTCAGTCCTATCCTCCTCTGGAAAGAGTTCATTGCCCTTTAAATACACCGATTGTCTATATACTTTCTTTTCCGAGTATATCTTGGTTTTATCAAAAAAATAATAGTATACATCAAACTTCCTGCATACATCGACGAGCTTCAGTGCCTCATCAACAGGTATACGATGAATAGCAATTTCATTAAATTTCTCATCCGTTATATATGCACCATTACAGGATATAATAAAGACGTTCCCTCCGAGTAATTTAGCATACGCCCGTGCAGATAAGAATAACCTGCCAGTACAAAAGGCTATCTTTATCCCCAGGTTTCTTATTCTGTCAAGTACATACATATTTTTTTCAGAAATAAATTTGTCCGAGTTTAAAAGCGTACCGTCCATATCCATTGCCACCAGTTTGTACATAAGCTTTACCCCCAAATTATATAAAAACTGCCGTATAAATTATACTATAAGTAGTCCAATTAAAAAAGGCCCGGTTTTTCGGGCCATGAAAAATAATTTATTTATTTTACCGCCTGTATGGCTCTTTCCAGTCTGTTCAAAGCATCTTCTGCTTCATCCATTGTGTAGTTTAATGCAGGCAAAAGCCTTATGGATGATGTGCCCGCACCAAGAATCATAAGCCTTTCTTTATTTACTGCATTGTAGAGTATCTCATCCCTCTTTTCAGGAGATATCTTCTTGGTCCTCTTATTTTCTACAATCTCTATGCCCATCATCAGCCCTATCCCTCTCGCATCACCGATTATCTCATATTTATTTTTCATTTCATTTAACCGTGCCAGCATATATGCGCCTACACTCTTTGCATTCTCCATCAAATTGTGCTTCTCAATATAATTAATCATAAACAGAGACATGAGGGCCATCCTCGGCTCAGCAGAAAAGGTTTCAGAGTGTCTGGAGCCTTTTGTAAACATCGGACTCCTGCCTATGGTAGCACCCATTGGATATCCAGCACCCAGGGCTTTTGCTGTACATATAGTGTCTGGAGCAACATCATAGTTTTCTACTGCCCACCATTTTCCTGTTCGTCCTATACCTGCCTGTACCTCATCACATATAAGCTCGGCCGCATACTCATCAGCAACCTGCCTCAACCCTTTTACAAATGATGCTGGAGGCACTATTATGCCGCCTTCTCCGGATATTGGCTCGAACAATATGCCGGCAATGTCTGTCCCTTCCTGTTCTAGAGCCCTTCTTATCTCATTTACGCAGTATGCCTCTTCCTTACATTCCTCCGGAGTCATATGGTAAGGACATCTATAGCAGTATGCATAAGGTACCCTGACAATCGGCAGGGCCTGAGGAAAATAGTTTCTCTGCGTAGATTTGGAGGCTGTGAAGGAAATAGCATATCCTGTCCTCCCATGGAATGTGGGCCTGAATCCAACAAATCTGAACTTATGAGTCCTGTCTATAACTGATTTAATGGCTGTTTCAACAGCCCTGGCTCCACTGGTTGTAAAAAACACCTGCTTATCCCAGTTGCCTGGTGCTATGGAGGCTAATTTTTCTGCCAGCAGGGTCTGAGGTATGGCATCGAAGTCCTGGCAGGGAAACTCTTCTGCCACATCTTTAATCTTCTCCTCAAAGACAACCATATCAGGGTTTCTAAAGCCTATTGCCCTTACTGCAACACCGGATGTTACATCTAAGTATTCATTCCCCTCTATGTCCTTAAGTCTATTTCCCTTTGCTCCTGTGTGGTCAAGGACGGGATAAATGCCTCTATCCTGAGTGGATATACCTATTATTTTTTTAGCTCTTTCAGCCCAGTACTCTGATGTCATTGGCGCATCCTTTACCCCTGGATAAAGTTCCTCTAAGATTTCTAAATCTTTCTTGTCCATCTTTAAACCTCCTAAAATTTAATTTGACTAAAATAGTCAATAGACTTATAATAAATATAATAATTGTTATCCTCTAATAAAGGGTGGTGAGAAATTATGGAAGATGCAGCATTACTGCTAAAGAAAAAAGGAATAAAAGTCACGCCACAGAGACTGGCAATATACCATCTGTTAAAAAACACAAAGTCTCACCCAAGCGCAGATGTCATCTACAATAGTCTGTCCACTCAATTTCCAACAATGAGCCTGGCCACTGTGTACAAGACCCTTGATCTATTAAGCCATATTGGACTTATTCAAGAGTTAAATGTC encodes:
- a CDS encoding DUF362 domain-containing protein; amino-acid sequence: MGKVSIRKCSSYEQYEVDNAVSAAIADIGGIEEYVKPGDKVFLKINLLMKKKPEEAVTTHPAVIEAVVKKIQQAGGRVIIGDSPGGSYNERTLKTTYRVCGIDKVAEKTGAELNLDTSVVELPNPNGKILKNITVIKPVADADVIVSIPKLKTHTLTTFTGAVKLMFGCIPGNLKAEYHVRMPDLKDFSDALIDICMSVKPHLIVMDAVEAMEGEGPSGGSPKKLGCILASSDPFYLDGAAIGLIGLKTGEVPTVAVAIERGLYDLNQLQIIGDDTVDLKATDFIIPARRSTDMLSNSVPAFIKPFVKRYLRPRPVFDFDRCRGCGDCAANCPAKVITMIDGRPHVNYNGCISCFCCQELCMYKAVSVKRPLLSRFIFMR
- a CDS encoding Cof-type HAD-IIB family hydrolase; this encodes MYKLVAMDMDGTLLNSDKFISEKNMYVLDRIRNLGIKIAFCTGRLFLSARAYAKLLGGNVFIISCNGAYITDEKFNEIAIHRIPVDEALKLVDVCRKFDVYYYFFDKTKIYSEKKVYRQSVYLKGNELFPEEDRTEFVICSDLKALIKRGNIDMLKFVIIDDNNDKLMKVRDELCRLNLEVSSSLSINIEVTAQDVNKGRGLKELADFIGVDMAETIAVGDSENDIPMLKIAGFSIAMGNARDDVKAMADYITVSEDADGVAKALNKIILEDQHGEGFYQEMQ
- a CDS encoding aminotransferase class III-fold pyridoxal phosphate-dependent enzyme translates to MDKKDLEILEELYPGVKDAPMTSEYWAERAKKIIGISTQDRGIYPVLDHTGAKGNRLKDIEGNEYLDVTSGVAVRAIGFRNPDMVVFEEKIKDVAEEFPCQDFDAIPQTLLAEKLASIAPGNWDKQVFFTTSGARAVETAIKSVIDRTHKFRFVGFRPTFHGRTGYAISFTASKSTQRNYFPQALPIVRVPYAYCYRCPYHMTPEECKEEAYCVNEIRRALEQEGTDIAGILFEPISGEGGIIVPPASFVKGLRQVADEYAAELICDEVQAGIGRTGKWWAVENYDVAPDTICTAKALGAGYPMGATIGRSPMFTKGSRHSETFSAEPRMALMSLFMINYIEKHNLMENAKSVGAYMLARLNEMKNKYEIIGDARGIGLMMGIEIVENKRTKKISPEKRDEILYNAVNKERLMILGAGTSSIRLLPALNYTMDEAEDALNRLERAIQAVK
- a CDS encoding Fur family transcriptional regulator, with the translated sequence MEDAALLLKKKGIKVTPQRLAIYHLLKNTKSHPSADVIYNSLSTQFPTMSLATVYKTLDLLSHIGLIQELNVGEDSFRYDANVEPHPHIICLKCKKVEDVENHFTEELKEIISKKTNYKVVSQQLYFYGYCPECSKGD